In one window of Pseudoalteromonas xiamenensis DNA:
- a CDS encoding alpha/beta hydrolase: MNKVNFPNTNGLDITMAGLVFFPQDFDESNTYPAIVISHPGGGVKEQTAGTYAEKLAENGFIALAYDASYQGESTGTPRQLENPHIRTEDVSAAIDYLTTLPYVDNNRIGAMGICAGAGYTANAAINDRRIKAVGTVSMVNIGQMFRNGWNNNVKDSDALPYLQAGSDSRTSDASGNATATMPMAPLKEEDAPNEELRQAWEYYHTDRAAYCTAPGFGTARSLTQLVSYDAFFKAEAFLTQPLLLVVGSNAGSKWMSDDLMARAASTDKAMHIIDGANHMDLYDGAGEIKNAISVLAPFFARTLG; the protein is encoded by the coding sequence ATGAATAAAGTCAACTTCCCCAATACAAATGGCCTTGATATCACCATGGCTGGATTGGTCTTTTTTCCGCAAGATTTCGATGAGTCGAACACTTACCCTGCAATTGTTATTTCTCACCCAGGTGGTGGGGTGAAAGAGCAAACAGCGGGCACTTATGCTGAAAAATTGGCTGAAAACGGCTTTATTGCCCTTGCCTACGATGCGTCTTATCAAGGTGAGAGCACGGGCACCCCGCGTCAATTAGAAAACCCCCACATCCGTACCGAAGATGTTAGCGCAGCCATCGATTATTTAACGACGTTGCCTTATGTAGATAACAACCGCATTGGTGCCATGGGTATTTGTGCTGGTGCTGGCTACACCGCTAATGCAGCGATTAACGACAGACGTATCAAAGCCGTCGGTACAGTTAGCATGGTGAACATCGGACAGATGTTCAGAAATGGGTGGAATAACAACGTAAAAGACAGTGATGCCTTGCCTTATTTGCAAGCGGGTTCTGATTCAAGAACGTCCGACGCCAGCGGTAATGCGACTGCCACCATGCCAATGGCTCCGCTAAAAGAGGAAGATGCCCCTAACGAGGAGCTGCGTCAGGCATGGGAATATTACCACACTGACCGTGCGGCCTATTGCACTGCACCTGGCTTTGGCACTGCCCGAAGCTTAACTCAGCTGGTCAGTTACGATGCGTTCTTCAAAGCAGAAGCATTCCTTACACAACCATTATTACTCGTAGTAGGCAGTAATGCGGGCAGTAAATGGATGAGCGATGACCTAATGGCACGTGCCGCATCCACAGACAAAGCAATGCATATCATTGACGGTGCCAACCACATGGACTTGTACGATGGCGCAGGCGAAATCAAAAACGCTATCAGTGTGTTAGCCCCTTTCTTTGCACGTACTTTAGGTTAA
- a CDS encoding alpha/beta hydrolase: protein MNSQHVTFQNHNMNWPMAAQVLYPDNFDNNLIYPTVISVHPFGSCKEQTSGAIYGKALAQAGYVVIAFDASFQGESGGLPRYLEDPSQRVEDISRAIDYAVSQPFVDSNRIAGIGVCGGGAYIINAALTEKRLKAVVGITPVNLGRLFREGFSEYNPLGVLTAMADQRTIEAKGEALQVNELLPPSPTIATELGLTERDVYEATDYYKTPRGQSKGGATKMLFSNAQRILSWDAFAFTETLLTQPVMTVIGKNIGAFGAYRDGQEVYGRATASKDRQLVELDGISHYDLYDKDEPVTLAMAHILPFLEKHL from the coding sequence ATGAACAGTCAACACGTTACTTTTCAAAATCACAACATGAACTGGCCAATGGCTGCGCAGGTTCTTTATCCGGACAATTTTGACAACAACTTAATCTATCCAACGGTCATCAGTGTACACCCGTTTGGTAGTTGTAAAGAGCAAACATCTGGTGCCATTTACGGTAAAGCGCTGGCCCAAGCAGGTTATGTGGTTATAGCCTTCGATGCCAGCTTTCAGGGCGAGTCTGGTGGCCTGCCCAGATATCTCGAAGATCCGTCACAACGGGTTGAAGATATCAGCCGAGCTATCGATTATGCGGTATCACAGCCCTTTGTCGATTCAAATCGCATTGCGGGTATTGGTGTGTGCGGCGGTGGTGCTTACATAATAAATGCCGCATTAACCGAAAAGCGTTTAAAAGCAGTGGTTGGCATTACGCCTGTGAATTTGGGGCGATTATTTCGCGAAGGTTTTAGCGAATATAACCCACTTGGCGTGTTAACGGCGATGGCAGATCAGCGCACTATCGAGGCAAAGGGTGAAGCTTTACAGGTTAATGAGCTTTTACCACCCTCTCCTACAATCGCAACCGAGTTAGGTCTGACCGAGCGAGACGTTTATGAAGCGACGGATTATTACAAAACACCGCGAGGCCAAAGTAAAGGCGGCGCCACGAAAATGCTATTTTCCAATGCACAACGGATCCTCAGTTGGGATGCGTTTGCGTTCACCGAAACGCTGCTGACTCAACCCGTCATGACCGTAATCGGTAAGAATATCGGGGCATTTGGCGCCTATCGAGATGGTCAGGAAGTTTACGGAAGAGCAACAGCCAGCAAAGACCGTCAACTCGTCGAATTGGATGGCATTTCCCATTACGATTTGTACGATAAAGATGAGCCAGTCACGCTGGCGATGGCGCACATTCTGCCATTTTTGGAAAAGCACCTGTAA
- a CDS encoding flavodoxin family protein, which produces MKWALIISLGIVLVILVSAIAVALFVTTTEKRQYLDNSTLRNDNSVVGNNNAKTVVIVFSRSGNTHVLANHIATLHNAEVKVITAEDYALGIPGWIRALYDARSHVTTITPEALDLQHYDTVYLGAPIWLYSPAPPIWQFAKSNVFKDKHVVLFNTFNSKFEQHFIDEFESLVKQNGAVSFSHQAINRGRMGNQLSTQVMLKVYNQHYQGVSNGS; this is translated from the coding sequence ATGAAGTGGGCGTTAATCATTTCACTGGGAATCGTGCTGGTGATACTTGTTAGTGCCATAGCCGTTGCCTTGTTTGTAACAACAACTGAAAAACGTCAATATTTGGACAACAGCACATTACGCAATGACAATTCTGTTGTTGGTAACAACAATGCCAAAACGGTGGTGATTGTATTTTCTCGTTCGGGCAACACCCACGTGTTGGCAAACCATATTGCGACTTTACATAACGCGGAGGTGAAAGTTATTACTGCGGAAGATTACGCATTAGGTATTCCCGGTTGGATACGGGCACTCTACGATGCCCGCAGTCATGTTACTACTATCACGCCTGAAGCGCTCGATTTGCAACACTATGACACAGTATATTTAGGGGCGCCAATATGGCTCTACAGCCCAGCACCACCGATTTGGCAGTTTGCAAAGAGCAATGTGTTTAAGGATAAGCATGTCGTTTTGTTCAACACGTTTAACAGTAAGTTTGAGCAACACTTTATTGATGAGTTTGAATCACTGGTGAAACAAAACGGTGCGGTGTCGTTTTCGCATCAGGCTATAAACAGGGGCAGAATGGGCAATCAACTCTCTACGCAAGTCATGCTCAAAGTCTACAATCAACATTATCAAGGGGTATCCAATGGTTCCTGA
- a CDS encoding AraC family transcriptional regulator: MVPDKNAATSGELVQLVQEFTRKEGDFESGIQGLTIHVRNAPTEPLHCIYTLSLAVVLQGGKELLQENDVTHCHAGQAMLTTFDLPVVSHVSSASRYTPFIALILKLDYSLILQTCAELKLSKPPRDMKFQALSSYDVDDGLLDALKRLLMLEKQPSLMAGLLPLIEKEIVVRLLDSPHGMHLRHMAALGSPNGNVLKAVTWLKQNFAQTINMNELAEQAHMSASTFRQHFKALTGTSPLQYLKTLRLQEARDQMLVKGVDATLASNLVGYESASQFSREYSRLFGLPPQKDIQRLRQLHQV, from the coding sequence ATGGTTCCTGACAAAAATGCGGCTACTAGTGGTGAACTGGTTCAACTGGTACAGGAATTTACCCGTAAAGAAGGTGACTTTGAGTCGGGTATTCAAGGTCTGACTATCCATGTTCGCAACGCCCCCACCGAACCCTTACATTGCATATACACACTGAGCCTTGCCGTCGTCTTGCAAGGTGGCAAAGAACTTTTACAAGAAAATGACGTGACTCACTGTCATGCTGGGCAAGCCATGCTCACAACGTTTGATTTACCGGTCGTTTCTCATGTGTCCAGCGCTTCTCGATATACGCCATTTATTGCGCTGATACTAAAATTAGATTACTCACTCATTCTGCAAACCTGTGCAGAGTTAAAACTCTCAAAACCACCGAGAGACATGAAGTTTCAGGCGTTATCGTCTTACGACGTCGACGATGGTCTTTTAGATGCATTAAAGCGATTGCTAATGCTGGAAAAGCAACCTTCGTTAATGGCTGGATTATTGCCGCTCATTGAGAAAGAGATTGTCGTGCGTTTACTCGATAGCCCTCATGGCATGCACCTTCGCCATATGGCTGCATTAGGCTCGCCCAATGGTAATGTACTAAAAGCAGTCACTTGGCTAAAACAGAATTTTGCTCAAACCATTAATATGAACGAGCTGGCTGAACAAGCACACATGAGTGCTTCAACATTCAGGCAACATTTTAAGGCTTTAACCGGCACCAGTCCGCTGCAATATTTAAAAACCTTAAGGTTACAAGAAGCAAGAGATCAAATGCTGGTAAAAGGTGTTGATGCGACACTTGCCAGCAATTTAGTCGGCTACGAGAGTGCTTCGCAGTTCAGTCGAGAGTACAGTCGTTTGTTTGGCCTCCCACCTCAAAAAGACATCCAGCGGTTAAGACAATTACATCAAGTATAA